Genomic window (Oryza sativa Japonica Group chromosome 3, ASM3414082v1):
aagtAGGTGCTCGAGCGTCTGCggctccttgttggcgatttttcttgtTAGTTCGCCCTCAAGCAGACCGGCCGAAGCGGCGTTTATAACTGACGCCtcggttatgtcttgaacttggcaccgggcttgcgagaagcgacgcatgtactcccttatcgactcccccAGCCTTTGGCGAATGCCAAGAAGGTGttgctgcgtcttcggctcctcataggtgcctcgaaagttaaggacaaaaacgtcgcgcaattgctcccatgattaaatgctattggctggtaaattgaaataccaagaacgggcgatgccgtctagagcgagatgtattaccttcgCCTTGGTATTTTCGTCACCATGAGCCGCTTCAATCGCTGACTCGTAGATGGAGAGGAACTCCTTCGGGTCAGTTTCGCCCGAATAACGCGGGACaggtgggaacttgaactggggtggGATTGGACGAGTCTTGATTCCTCCACTCAGTGGCAGCCCCTTTTTGCCTCCCGCCCTGTTTACCGCACCTTGCTGCGGGTACGGTGTGGCAAAGGGCGAAATCGCTGCTTGTGCGTGGAGTTGGGCCGTGGCATTCGACTGCCCGGCTCCAACTGGTGGTACTTGCTgggccgccatggatgggtcaaAGATTGGCTGCGACCACATCATGGCAGCTCGGAttggtgcttggtttgttccgaAGCCTGGGGTTGGAACTTGCTGCCGAACGGTTGGCACCTGAGCAGTGTTGACGAAGTCGAACTGCGGTCCTTGACTCCACGGCGAAGGTCCCGAGCCTGGCTGAATTGGTGGCAACCAATTGGGCgcaccttgacttgtattccccACCGGGTGAGCCGATGGGGTTGTGCTTGAAATGTAGTGGGGTTGGTTgagttgctgaaggaaagcttggagttgcgcctgcagagccgaagccccttccGCCACTGATTGTGGCGCTTGGCCAGGTGGTTGATGCTGCCCGGTGAAGTACACCGGCGGCTGTGCGGCTAGTGGCGGAGAGGGCTGGGTCACCACTTGTGGCCGGACTTGAGGTTGGGCATAGCCTGCCGGATACTGAAGGATTGGAGCCGACGTGGCCTTGGTCCGCCTTGTCGCCTCGTatgcttgttgttgttcttgcatttggcggagcatgtcttggagccgtgtcatgttctgccgcatggcttccatgtcggcttcggcttgtgCTTCAGGGTCCAGGCTGATTTGGGCCTGTACAACGGTGAGCGCAGTTGGCACCGCCGGCTGCGACGGGGCGGCTTGAGGCACCACCAGTTGGTTagtcgaaaggatctccgccctggtctggagtgcccttgccgccgcagccgccatcACCACGTCGGCCATGTTCAGCACTTGTACTGAGGTTGCGGGGGCCGAAGACGGTTGTGGTGGCGCGGGGGCCGAAGGCGGCTGTGATGGCACTTGTGCTTCTCTATCTTCGGCCACGGacgccgaaggctctgctccttCCTCGGCGGCCATGTCCGGTCCGGCGTCGCTCTCCTTCCGCCTGACAACCTTCTCCTTCATGaccctcttcggtggcattcgctctcagtggtttcgctcggacTCCCCACGGTCGGTGTcagctgttgtcgaaatgacaactacatacgtcgaaagacgtggttactcaacagtggttggaaaaaaGAAGTgtactaaattttgaatttcacttgggatccccccattacatggccctaggggactatttatagccccattacaggttctttctaccagggtttaggttgtacaggggaatttacatgattacccttacaaaagggacatttacaggggtacataatgttataggggctcatgggcccctgatgggccgtctggcgatcgccggcctgatgggccggaaaggcttcctcGGCCCTCGCGAGGGCGAACTTGTCAAGGCGAAGTCATCCTCCTTCGGCAGAcggtcttcgccttgcacccttcgcctgagaCGCCTCGGACCTGGCGCTACTCTTCGCCTTGCGCagttcttgctccatagccttcgccatgggtttcggcaggtttggtTGAAGGGCcccatgccatccgccaacaaaaACGTCTctccgtgactcgcgcggcgcaCTTTTGTCATTCAGTGCCGATATTGCCATAtaatggcacacgtgggtgcaatgtttttcaccggaacgagaaagttcaaaatgtaccaaaacaaaagttttggacatattggagtggactGGGTACGTTcgttttgaaaaatattttcgtgACTCATGCTGCGAACTTTAGTCGtttaataccgatattggcacatgtgggtgccatgttttttaccggaacagataagttcaaaaagctccaaaacatgagttttggatatattggagtggattgggcATGTTCGTTTCTAAAAATCTCTCCGTGACATgcacgacgaacttttgtcattaaATGCCAAAATTAgcacacgtgggtgcaatgtttttcaccggaacgaaagatttcaaaaagcaccaaaccaTGAGTTTTTGACATATCATAGTGGATTGGGTGCGCTCGTTTTGGAAAGTCTCAATGTGACTTgcgtgacgaacttttgtcattcaatgccgatattgccatatattgttagacgtgggtgcgatgttttttaccggaacgagaaagttcaaaaagcactaaaacaAGAGTTTTCGACATATTGAAGTGGATTAGGTGCGTTCGTTTCGAAAAATATCTCTGtcactcgcgcggcgaacttttgtcatttagtgccgatattggcacacatggGTGTGCTGTTTTTCACTGGaacgaaaaattttcaaaaagcaccaaaacaatagtttttgacatattggagtggattgggtgcaTCTGTTTCGAAAAGTCACACCGTGACTcacgcgacgatcttttgtcattATTCAATGACGATATTGCCATATACTGTtagacgtgggtgcgatgtatttcACTGGAACGAgtaagttcgaaaagcaccaaaacaagagttttggacatattggagtggattgggtgcgttcgtttcGAAAAATATCTctgtgactcgcgcggcgaacaattgtcatttaatgctaatattggcacacgtgggtggcatgtttttcaccggaacgaAGCACCAAACTTAGAGTTTTTGACATATTGTAGTGGATTGGATGCGTCCATTTCGATAAGTCCCTCCGTGACTAGCGCGATGAACTTTTGTCATTCAATGCtgatattggcatatattggcacacgtgggtgccatgtttttcaccggaacgagaaagttcaaaaagcatcgaAACaagagttttggacatattggagtggattgaGTCCGTTCGTTTCGAAAAATATCTCtaatgaggacatcctccactattacccgctggcaaagacgcaaaagtcggacggcgaccgtgtgagcctctgaataatcccaccttgcttagcttgggagaaggaagccaccttaaaagggagagccacccttcccctattggattagtcttttagggagattgggcctttctccgagtgggtgtgcctaagAACTGTTAGGGTCCGGAcaaccttaatttgttgggcctcggccaaccccacctaGGCCGGATTGTT
Coding sequences:
- the LOC136355650 gene encoding uncharacterized protein; translated protein: MPPKRVMKEKVVRRKESDAGPDMAAEEGAEPSASVAEDREAQVPSQPPSAPAPPQPSSAPATSVQVLNMADVVMAAAAARALQTRAEILSTNQLVVPQAAPSQPAVPTALTVVQAQISLDPEAQAEADMEAMRQNMTRLQDMLRQMQEQQQAYEATRRTKATSAPILQYPAGYAQPQVRPQVVTQPSPPLAAQPPVYFTGQHQPPGQAPQSVAEGASALQAQLQAFLQQLNQPHYISSTTPSAHPVGNTSQGAPNWLPPIQPGSGPSPWSQGPQFDFVNTAQVPTVRQQVPTPGFGTNQAPIRAAMMWSQPIFDPSMAAQQVPPVGAGQSNATAQLHAQAAISPFATPYPQQGAVNRAGGKKGLPLSGGIKTRPIPPQFKFPPVPRYSGETDPKEFLSIYESAIEAAHGDENTKAKVIHLALDGIARSWYFNLPANSI